From the genome of Solidesulfovibrio carbinolicus, one region includes:
- a CDS encoding flagellar basal body-associated FliL family protein: MVDDDSLDAPIKAKLDDSELSDDLPKALQKVDLDLDDAPFLEDEPEETPPPAEEAGPGDAAVSEEPSKPKSKKKLFILIGLIVLLLGGGAAAYFLLLKKPAAPPPPPPVEAPHEEELPPPPPPPPPPEPPAPKPEIVLTMDPFLVELPDKAGRSRFLSIRFSAATTEHAAELEFKRNRIVVRDAVYYYLKNKSLEFLTDKNSTEALKKDVLSVINQFIGPQALDNLIIEDYLVK; this comes from the coding sequence ATGGTTGACGACGACAGCCTCGACGCGCCCATAAAAGCCAAACTGGACGACTCGGAACTCTCCGACGATCTCCCCAAGGCGTTGCAAAAGGTCGATCTCGACCTTGACGACGCCCCATTCCTCGAAGACGAACCCGAAGAGACGCCGCCGCCCGCCGAAGAAGCCGGTCCGGGCGATGCCGCAGTCTCGGAAGAGCCGTCCAAACCCAAAAGCAAGAAAAAACTCTTTATCCTTATCGGGCTTATTGTGTTGCTCCTGGGCGGCGGCGCGGCGGCCTATTTCCTGTTGCTCAAAAAACCGGCCGCGCCGCCTCCCCCGCCGCCTGTGGAAGCGCCCCACGAGGAAGAACTGCCCCCACCGCCTCCGCCGCCCCCGCCGCCGGAACCGCCCGCGCCCAAGCCGGAAATCGTCCTGACCATGGACCCTTTCCTGGTCGAACTGCCGGACAAGGCCGGCCGCAGCCGTTTTCTGTCCATCCGTTTCTCGGCGGCCACCACCGAACACGCCGCCGAGCTCGAATTCAAGCGCAACCGCATTGTGGTGCGCGACGCCGTGTATTATTATCTCAAAAACAAGAGCCTGGAGTTCTTGACGGACAAGAACAGCACCGAGGCCCTCAAAAAGGACGTGCTGTCGGTCATCAACCAGTTCATCGGCCCCCAAGCCCTGGATAACCTGATTATCGAGGACTATCTGGTGAAATGA
- a CDS encoding LolA family protein has protein sequence MRHILLILTLILGLAQTAQAAQTADPAQLAGRIQKKYAALTAFSAEFSQAIRNAASGETEQRSGSFVFKKPTLVRWETVKPEKELLIVGKDAVWDYFEEDKEAYRYAVEEIINSKTMLRFLTGKANLTEDFVVSAAKDEAGPNEAALLLVPREPEPGLVMAKVWVDTTTDMIVRIYIQDFYANTNDLKLDRIVADPKLSDSLFAFTPPKDAKVHDNAPLKGRELKP, from the coding sequence ATGCGGCATATTCTCCTTATCCTCACCTTGATCCTGGGCCTGGCCCAGACGGCCCAGGCCGCCCAGACCGCCGACCCGGCCCAGCTGGCCGGGCGTATCCAGAAGAAATACGCGGCCCTGACCGCCTTTTCCGCCGAGTTCAGCCAGGCCATCCGCAATGCGGCCAGCGGCGAAACCGAGCAACGCTCGGGGTCTTTTGTCTTTAAAAAGCCGACGCTGGTGCGCTGGGAGACGGTGAAGCCCGAAAAGGAGTTGCTCATTGTCGGCAAGGACGCCGTGTGGGACTATTTCGAGGAAGACAAGGAAGCCTACCGCTACGCCGTGGAGGAGATCATCAACTCCAAGACCATGCTGCGGTTTCTGACCGGCAAGGCCAATCTGACCGAGGATTTCGTGGTCTCGGCGGCCAAGGACGAAGCCGGCCCCAATGAGGCGGCGCTGCTGCTTGTCCCCCGCGAACCCGAGCCCGGGCTGGTCATGGCCAAGGTCTGGGTGGACACCACCACCGACATGATCGTGCGGATCTATATTCAGGATTTCTACGCCAACACCAACGATTTGAAGCTGGACAGGATCGTGGCTGATCCCAAATTGTCGGACAGCCTGTTCGCCTTCACCCCGCCCAAGGACGCCAAGGTGCATGACAACGCGCCGCTCAAGGGGCGGGAGTTAAAGCCCTAG
- a CDS encoding DNA translocase FtsK, with translation MAGNKDVKAGDGSFRLTRELAGLGALFLAAFTAVALYSYNAGDPGFNQSVSARHGVANKAGLVGAYWGGLLAETLGVWGFLVPIGMVWLGARGLAPRLALPLRRRFGLAIFAGVLLIFFASPVGSPTVGQVHGSGQLGALLYGFLDRYLSVFGVVSLLLFGCIAGAQLTFGLTLDNFWRPLAAALGEQFGRLGEAWDAWRVRRAMAREAAAEAAVEAAPADKPARPAKPAKAEKPAKPKPAAEPAPDDASEEAVDRFLDAVVEQVTGAPPAKEPAKAVAEPAPVVPPVPSPAKASEPAEPLFAPTTPPPAMTAKQAKSAGRAAASAAHELPPLALLSTPSAVEAMPVDPEICRAQAASLISCLNDFGIQGEVMRVAPGPVVTMFEVKPAPGVKISRIVGLSVDLALAMKALAVRIDPIPGKDTVGVEIPNAKRQTVYFRDVLDADAFRASESRLTLAIGKDIQGRPHVADLARMPHLLVAGATGSGKSVCINGILLSILYKATPDEVKLLLVDPKRIELSVYNDLPHLVHPVVTETAMAKSALDWAVAEMDRRYEAMALLGVRNIAGYNEKLAKLGDARDPELIDLEPLPYLVIVIDELADLMMTAAKEVEVSIVRLAQLARAAGIHLILATQRPSVDVVTGLIKANFPTRISFQVTSKHDSRTILDAVGAEYLLGRGDMLFKPSGGKTVRMHGAFVSDEETAAVVEFWKSRAKPSYKLDFAEWQKGGDGGGGGDFIGEGGDEVTSDAVYPQAVDFVMEQGKASISLIQRRFRIGFNRAARFIEQMERDGLLGPQEGSKPRSVIKTKE, from the coding sequence TTGGCCGGGAATAAAGACGTCAAGGCCGGGGACGGCAGCTTTCGCCTCACCAGGGAACTGGCGGGGCTGGGGGCACTGTTCCTGGCCGCCTTCACGGCGGTTGCCCTGTATTCTTACAATGCGGGCGACCCGGGCTTCAACCAGTCCGTCTCGGCCCGCCACGGCGTGGCCAACAAGGCCGGGCTGGTCGGGGCCTATTGGGGCGGACTGCTTGCCGAGACGTTGGGCGTCTGGGGCTTTCTGGTCCCCATCGGCATGGTTTGGCTCGGCGCGCGTGGCTTGGCCCCGCGCCTGGCTCTGCCCCTGCGCCGCCGCTTCGGACTCGCCATCTTCGCCGGAGTCCTGTTGATCTTTTTCGCCTCTCCCGTCGGCAGCCCGACGGTTGGCCAAGTCCATGGCTCGGGCCAGCTGGGGGCCTTGCTCTACGGATTCCTCGACCGCTACTTGAGCGTTTTCGGCGTTGTCTCGCTGCTCCTTTTTGGCTGCATCGCCGGGGCGCAGCTGACCTTTGGCCTGACCCTCGACAATTTTTGGCGGCCCCTGGCCGCCGCCCTTGGCGAACAGTTCGGCCGCCTGGGCGAGGCCTGGGATGCCTGGCGCGTGCGCCGGGCCATGGCCCGCGAGGCCGCCGCCGAGGCTGCTGTTGAAGCCGCCCCGGCCGACAAGCCCGCCCGCCCGGCCAAGCCGGCCAAGGCCGAAAAACCGGCAAAGCCCAAGCCCGCCGCCGAGCCGGCTCCCGATGACGCGTCCGAGGAGGCCGTGGACCGGTTCCTGGACGCCGTGGTGGAGCAGGTGACCGGCGCGCCGCCCGCCAAGGAGCCGGCCAAAGCGGTCGCCGAACCGGCCCCGGTCGTGCCGCCTGTCCCGTCTCCGGCCAAGGCTTCCGAGCCGGCCGAGCCGCTTTTCGCGCCCACGACCCCGCCGCCGGCCATGACCGCCAAGCAGGCCAAGAGCGCCGGCCGGGCCGCCGCTTCGGCCGCCCACGAGCTGCCGCCTTTGGCCCTGCTCTCCACGCCCTCGGCCGTGGAGGCCATGCCGGTCGATCCGGAAATTTGCCGCGCCCAGGCGGCCAGCCTCATCAGCTGCTTAAACGACTTCGGCATCCAGGGCGAGGTCATGCGGGTGGCGCCAGGCCCCGTGGTCACCATGTTCGAGGTCAAGCCCGCTCCGGGCGTCAAAATCAGCCGCATTGTCGGGCTGTCCGTGGACCTCGCCCTGGCCATGAAGGCCCTGGCCGTGCGCATTGATCCGATACCCGGCAAGGACACCGTGGGCGTGGAGATTCCCAACGCCAAGCGCCAGACCGTCTACTTTCGCGACGTCCTGGACGCCGACGCCTTCCGGGCCTCGGAATCGCGCCTGACCCTGGCCATCGGCAAGGACATCCAGGGCCGGCCCCATGTGGCCGATCTGGCCCGGATGCCGCATCTGCTCGTGGCCGGCGCCACCGGCAGCGGCAAGAGCGTGTGCATCAACGGCATCCTGCTCTCCATCCTCTATAAGGCCACGCCCGACGAGGTGAAACTGCTGCTCGTCGATCCCAAGCGCATCGAGCTTTCGGTCTACAACGATCTGCCCCATCTGGTGCATCCGGTGGTCACCGAGACGGCCATGGCCAAGTCGGCCCTGGACTGGGCCGTGGCCGAGATGGACCGGCGCTACGAGGCCATGGCGCTGCTCGGCGTTCGCAACATCGCCGGCTACAACGAAAAGCTCGCCAAACTCGGCGACGCCCGCGACCCGGAGCTCATTGACCTGGAACCGCTGCCCTATCTCGTCATCGTTATCGACGAGCTGGCCGATCTCATGATGACGGCGGCCAAGGAAGTGGAAGTGAGCATCGTGCGCCTGGCCCAGCTGGCCCGGGCCGCCGGCATCCACCTCATCCTGGCCACCCAGCGGCCCAGCGTCGACGTGGTCACGGGGCTTATCAAGGCCAACTTCCCCACCCGCATCTCGTTTCAGGTGACCAGCAAGCACGACTCGCGCACCATCCTCGACGCCGTGGGCGCGGAGTATTTGCTTGGCCGGGGCGACATGCTGTTTAAGCCCAGCGGCGGCAAGACCGTGCGCATGCACGGAGCCTTTGTCTCGGACGAGGAGACGGCTGCGGTGGTGGAGTTCTGGAAGAGCCGGGCCAAGCCCAGCTACAAGCTCGATTTCGCCGAATGGCAAAAGGGCGGCGACGGCGGCGGGGGCGGCGACTTCATCGGCGAAGGCGGCGACGAGGTCACTTCCGATGCCGTCTATCCGCAAGCCGTGGACTTTGTCATGGAGCAGGGCAAGGCTTCCATTTCGCTTATTCAGCGGCGCTTCCGCATCGGCTTCAACCGGGCCGCCCGGTTCATCGAGCAGATGGAGCGCGACGGGCTGCTCGGCCCCCAGGAAGGCAGCAAGCCCCGTTCGGTCATCAAAACCAAGGAATAA
- the efp gene encoding elongation factor P, translated as MLSTTDFRRGLKIEMDGVPYEIVDFLHVKPGKGGAFIRTKLKNMINGRVVENTFRSGEKMVKPDLESKDMQYLYREAEDFVFMDMESYEQMHAGAAQLGEKGGYLKDGMELKMLLYKGQPLDIDLPASVVLQVAETEPGVKGDTVSGATKPAQLETGITVNVPLFVNIGDKIKVDTRSGDYIGRE; from the coding sequence ATGCTTTCCACGACCGACTTCCGTCGCGGCCTCAAGATCGAAATGGACGGCGTGCCCTACGAAATCGTGGACTTCCTCCACGTCAAGCCCGGCAAGGGCGGCGCGTTCATCCGCACCAAGCTTAAGAATATGATCAACGGCCGCGTGGTGGAAAACACCTTCCGTTCGGGCGAAAAGATGGTCAAGCCCGATCTCGAATCCAAGGATATGCAGTACCTCTACCGCGAGGCCGAGGACTTCGTCTTCATGGACATGGAGAGCTACGAGCAGATGCACGCCGGCGCGGCCCAGCTTGGCGAGAAGGGCGGCTACCTCAAAGACGGCATGGAACTGAAGATGCTGCTCTACAAGGGCCAGCCCCTGGACATCGACCTGCCGGCCTCGGTGGTGCTCCAGGTTGCCGAGACCGAACCCGGGGTCAAGGGCGACACCGTCAGCGGCGCCACCAAGCCGGCCCAACTCGAAACCGGCATCACCGTCAACGTGCCGCTTTTTGTGAACATCGGCGATAAAATCAAAGTGGACACCCGTTCGGGCGACTACATTGGCCGGGAATAA
- a CDS encoding type II 3-dehydroquinate dehydratase, with protein sequence MRKVKILVLNGPNLGFIGVRQPEIYGSRTIEDLSQLVADILGPQAERLELQFHQANSEGHCIDRLEQAWKDGLDGIVLNAGAYTHTSLALADCLAWIGIPCVEVHISNIFARTDEPLRHKSLIGKNCIGCIAGFGVTSYALAVVALWRQITENPNYI encoded by the coding sequence ATGCGCAAGGTCAAAATACTGGTTTTAAACGGCCCCAACCTCGGTTTTATCGGCGTACGCCAGCCGGAAATCTACGGCAGCCGCACTATCGAGGATCTGTCGCAGCTGGTGGCCGATATCCTTGGTCCCCAGGCCGAGCGGCTGGAGCTGCAATTCCATCAGGCCAACAGCGAAGGGCATTGCATCGACCGGCTGGAGCAGGCCTGGAAGGACGGCCTGGATGGCATTGTGCTCAACGCCGGAGCCTACACCCACACCAGCCTGGCCCTGGCCGACTGCCTGGCCTGGATCGGCATCCCCTGCGTCGAGGTGCATATATCCAACATTTTTGCCCGCACCGACGAGCCGCTGCGGCACAAAAGCCTCATCGGCAAGAATTGCATCGGCTGCATCGCCGGCTTTGGCGTCACCAGCTACGCCCTGGCCGTGGTCGCCCTGTGGCGGCAAATAACCGAGAATCCCAATTATATCTAA
- the yihA gene encoding ribosome biogenesis GTP-binding protein YihA/YsxC, with protein MNANDRIQTDLGLTLLSTAYLSNQLPTLDAPQIALAGRSNVGKSTLINCLAGRKSLAKTSATPGKTRSLNFYMAETQGYCLVDLPGYGYARCSKEERDKWAKLIEAYLATTKTLRAVTALIDCRLPPQRLDMELVSWLRSRRIPVLVALTKAEKVPQRDREARKKEWRELAQPAFPPVVFSGKTGLGREALCRVFAEAALTAGAPPAP; from the coding sequence ATGAACGCCAATGATCGCATACAGACGGACCTGGGCCTGACGCTTTTGTCCACGGCCTACCTTTCCAACCAGCTGCCGACCCTGGACGCGCCCCAGATCGCTCTGGCCGGCCGGTCCAACGTCGGCAAATCCACGCTGATCAACTGTCTGGCCGGGCGAAAATCCCTGGCCAAGACCAGCGCCACCCCGGGCAAGACCCGAAGCCTCAATTTCTACATGGCCGAAACCCAGGGCTATTGCCTGGTGGACCTGCCCGGCTACGGCTACGCCCGCTGCTCCAAAGAGGAGCGGGACAAATGGGCCAAACTCATCGAGGCCTATCTGGCCACCACTAAAACCCTACGGGCCGTGACGGCGCTTATTGACTGCCGCCTGCCGCCCCAGCGCCTGGACATGGAACTGGTTTCCTGGCTGCGCTCCCGGCGCATTCCGGTGCTGGTGGCCCTGACCAAGGCGGAAAAAGTGCCCCAGCGCGACCGGGAAGCCCGGAAAAAAGAGTGGCGGGAGCTTGCGCAACCCGCCTTCCCGCCCGTGGTGTTCTCCGGCAAAACCGGTCTTGGCCGGGAGGCGCTTTGCCGGGTGTTCGCCGAGGCCGCGCTTACGGCCGGGGCTCCTCCCGCTCCTTGA
- a CDS encoding undecaprenyl-diphosphate phosphatase translates to MTESLAAVILGIVEGVTEFLPVSSTGHLILVGHLIGFTGEKADSFDVIIQLGAILAVVCLYWRRFWWLVSPKPLHAFSGIRGLWLLFLTSLPMGLLGLIARKTVKAHLFNPTSVALALAVGALMIFWVERRKTRDRYYSLDEMTPGLALGIGCFQCLSLWPGFSRSAATIMGGMLLGAKRSLAAEYSFIGAVPLMFAATLYDFYKSAHLFSADDLGVLGIGFVVSFVSALIAVKAFIVLVQRITLRPFAWYRLALAGAVFFFWPK, encoded by the coding sequence ATGACCGAATCCCTGGCCGCCGTGATCCTCGGCATTGTCGAGGGCGTTACCGAATTTTTGCCCGTATCCTCCACCGGCCACCTGATCCTGGTCGGCCACCTGATTGGGTTTACGGGGGAAAAAGCCGACAGTTTCGATGTCATCATCCAGCTCGGGGCCATTTTGGCCGTGGTATGCCTCTATTGGCGGCGCTTCTGGTGGCTGGTGTCGCCCAAACCCCTGCACGCTTTTTCCGGGATTCGCGGCCTTTGGCTGCTTTTTCTGACGTCGCTGCCCATGGGACTGCTCGGGCTCATCGCCCGCAAGACCGTCAAGGCGCATCTTTTCAACCCTACGAGCGTCGCCTTGGCCTTGGCCGTTGGCGCGCTCATGATCTTCTGGGTGGAGCGGCGAAAGACCCGCGACCGCTACTACAGCCTGGACGAGATGACGCCGGGCCTGGCCCTTGGCATCGGCTGCTTCCAGTGCCTGTCGCTATGGCCGGGATTTTCGCGCTCGGCGGCCACCATCATGGGTGGGATGCTCCTTGGGGCCAAGCGCAGCCTGGCGGCGGAGTATTCGTTTATCGGCGCGGTGCCGCTCATGTTCGCGGCCACGCTGTATGATTTCTACAAGAGCGCCCATCTCTTTTCCGCCGACGACCTGGGCGTGCTCGGCATCGGCTTCGTGGTGTCCTTTGTTTCGGCCCTTATTGCGGTGAAGGCGTTTATCGTGCTGGTCCAGCGGATTACGCTGCGCCCTTTTGCCTGGTACCGGCTGGCCCTGGCCGGGGCGGTGTTTTTCTTCTGGCCGAAATGA
- a CDS encoding DsrE family protein, producing the protein MKRVTPIAVCLLFCLLALATACQAGASDPLFINLTSDDGHRSLMAISFGQNQLQRGHPLTVYLNDKAVRIASKKQGEAFAEQQALLRQIVAKGGTVLVCPMCSQKYGVAENEFLDGLKLTNPDTTGAALFADNTQTLSW; encoded by the coding sequence ATGAAACGCGTTACGCCAATTGCCGTCTGCCTGCTCTTTTGCCTGCTGGCCCTGGCGACCGCCTGTCAGGCCGGCGCTTCCGACCCGCTGTTCATCAACCTGACCAGCGACGACGGCCACCGTTCGCTGATGGCCATCAGCTTTGGCCAAAACCAGTTGCAGCGCGGCCATCCCCTGACCGTTTACCTCAACGACAAGGCGGTGCGTATCGCCAGCAAGAAGCAAGGCGAGGCCTTCGCCGAACAGCAGGCGCTGCTCCGGCAAATCGTGGCCAAGGGCGGCACGGTGCTGGTCTGCCCCATGTGCAGCCAGAAGTACGGCGTGGCGGAGAACGAATTCCTGGACGGCTTAAAACTCACCAACCCGGACACGACCGGCGCGGCGCTGTTTGCGGACAACACCCAGACGCTCTCCTGGTAA